One genomic region from Macaca mulatta isolate MMU2019108-1 chromosome 20, T2T-MMU8v2.0, whole genome shotgun sequence encodes:
- the LOC144338337 gene encoding uncharacterized protein LOC144338337, which produces MGEGRGGRSPRATGTAGRGKGGEGVRASEGRRARVRAEELGGLGRSPRALASRRGRRPSPTRLAGSLTLSPAASARRLRGGEVLPPPLRELPSPSGPEAAASPRRSARLSRRRRLLASSGAAAGSDCATRTPPGPRCTSARLTPCVSTQTRVAGLAGNWSASRSLLRRRRNHNGKYRFFRHKAGFTPLPKD; this is translated from the coding sequence ATGGGGGAGGGACGGGGGGGTCGAAGCCCGCGCGCGACAGGAACGgcgggaagggggaagggaggcgAAGGTGTCCGCGCCAGCGAAGGGCGGCGAGCGCGCGTGCGCGCGGAAGAGCTCGGCGGCCTGGGCCGTTCTCCGCGCGCTTTGGCCTCGCGCCGAGGCCGCCGCCCCTCCCCCACCCGGCTCGCTGGTTCCCTCACCCTCTCACCCGCCGCCTCCGCCCGCCGCCTCCGAGGGGGAGAGGTCTTGCCGCCGCCGCTGCGCGAGCTCCCGAGTCCCTCGGGGCCTGAGGCCGCCGCCTCGCCTCGCcggtccgcccgcctcagccgACGCCGACGCCTCCTGGCTTCCTCAGGGGCCGCAGCGGGCTCCGACTGCGCCACTCGCACCCCGCCTGGGCCGCGATGCACGTCAGCACGACTAACTCCGTGCGTCAGCACGCAAACGCGCGTCGCGGGGCTTGCCGGGAACTGGAGTGCGTCCCGCAGCCTTTTGCGCAGGCGCCGAAACCACAACGGGAAGTATCGTTTCTTCAGGCACAAGGCAGGTTTCACCCCGTTGCCAAAAGACTAA